The following coding sequences are from one Leishmania braziliensis MHOM/BR/75/M2904 complete genome, chromosome 36 window:
- a CDS encoding putative ubiquitin fusion degradation protein, which yields MAALPQSYETRLVAVSASSVNQQRINYGSRVLLPSSVLDDLCRMTMVYPLQFEIITPSKKRVYAAVLEFNAQAGSVVLPDWMFQHLGLRGTMVVKVQSCSLPPGSLVKLRPHQKALVMFENPRNLLELRLAQYPVLTKGTTIVISYVDREFQLDLVEIIDMKQQLVNGILTVRADGAPVMLKVDFERPLDMPPSPLETPISAAASPTGANVIGASTPTGVQFQPFNFRPPSLTDGPKVPAGAQPLNHQPGQSYSSFTGAKGSSSTAEQEHPAFTGSGRTVRGVLLSENQSNEVSARLPAAPPIAHPSPEELRAMRLKALGGERRS from the coding sequence ATGGCTGCACTTCCGCAGTCCTACGAGACgcggctggtggcggtgtccGCCTCCAGCGTCAACCAGCAGCGCATTAACTACGGTAGTCGCGTGCTCTTGCCATCCAGCGTGCTGGATGACCTGTGCCGCATGACCATGGTGTATCCCCTCCAGTTTGAGATCATCACCCCGAGTAAGAAGCGTGTGTACGCAGCCGTTCTCGAGTTCAACGCGCAGGCAGGttcggtggtgctgccggaCTGGATGTTCCAGCACCTGGGTCTTCGTGGCACAATGGTGGTAAAGGTGCAGAGCTGCAGTCTTCCGCCAGGATCCCTCGTGAAGCTCCGGCCGCATCAGAAGGCGCTTGTCATGTTCGAGAATCCGCGGAACCTGCTGGAGCTACGCCTTGCTCAGTATCCCGTGCTCACCAAGGGCACCACTATCGTGATTAGCTACGTGGATCGTGAGTTCCAACTCGACCTGGTGGAAATCATTGACatgaagcagcagctcgtaAATGGTATCCTAACGGTGCGTGCCGACGGTGCACCAGTGATGCTGAAGGTTGACTTTGAACGGCCGCTTGACatgccaccgtcgccgctaGAGACGCCAATTTCTGCGGCCGCATCACCAACTGGCGCCAACGTTATTGGCGCGAGTACTCCAACTGGTGTGCAGTTTCAACCCTTTAACTTCCGGCCGCCGAGTCTCACGGACGGTCCTAAAGTGCCTGCTGGGGCACAACCGTTGAACCACCAACCAGGTCAATCATACTCCTCGTTCACAGGAGCGAAaggcagcagctccaccgccgaGCAAGAGCACCCTGCCTTCACCGGCTCTGGCCGAACCGTGCGTGGAGTCCTGCTGTCTGAGAATCAGTCAAACGAAGTCTCAGCAAGACttcctgctgcaccgccgatTGCGCATCCCTCTCCGGAGGAGCTCCGTGCGATGCGACTGAAGGCCCTCGGTGGAGAAAGGCGCTCATGA
- a CDS encoding putative histidine secretory acid phosphatase: protein MASKLLRVLATALLVAAAVSVDARLVVRMVQVAHRHGARSALVDDNATQICGTVYPCGELTDEGVEMVRAIGKFARSRYNDPSLVESPLFPSTRYNSSVVYTRSTDTQRTIQSATAFLHGLFEDDYFFPVVYSHNMTTDTLLSTDTVPSVMGRSWLDSPALSATLNPVVDAHLTWDAIQAAAKDAWIEGLCADPNARADCVLNLYDVAAAFEASGRLDSTSDLKAAYPGLVEVNAAWYKYVFGWNDTDKLDRTQGTPSQNLAQTMLDNMNAHRLSPSYKLFEYSAHDTTIAPLAVTFGDQGNTTMRPPYAVTIFVELLQDTEDANGWYVRLIRGNPVKAANGIYVFQQSGIEVHCMDSAGNMEVASTGICPLDNFRRMVDYSRPTVEDGNCAMTTTQYSNMGCPRTIADNEPVPLRCEVYRRVCTNKACPPAHILSAADYQCHPTAETQGPSSSTNSSSGSSSSSGITTPPDTSAFLRPMNLRPRVLSPEKRRRIAADILYGVTNGVAVGAAVQEYNHQG, encoded by the coding sequence ATGGCCTCGAAGCTCCTCCGTGTGCTGGCGACCGCCCTGCTGGTCGCTGCGGCCGTGTCGGTCGACGCGCGCCTGGTGGTGCGCATGGTGCAGGTGGCACACCGCCACGGTGCCCGCAGTGCCCTCGTCGACGACAATGCGACGCAGATTTGCGGCACCGTGTATCCGTGCGGCGAGCTGACCGACGAGGGCGTCGAGATGGTCCGTGCGATCGGCAAGTTTGCCCGCAGCCGCTACAACGACCCCTCACTTGTGGAGAGCCCTCTCTTCCCGTCCACGCGGTACAACTCCTCGGTCGTGTACACCCGCTCCACTGACACCCAGCGCACCATCCAGAGTGCGACCGCCTTCCTGCACGGCCTCTTCGAGGACGACTACTTCTTCCCGGTGGTGTACTCGCACAACATGACAACCGACACGCTGCTCAGCACCGACACGGTGCCGTCCGTGATGGGCCGTAGCTGGCTCGACAGCCCGGCGCTGTCCGCCACCCTCAACCCGGTGGTCGACGCGCACCTCACCTGGGACGCCATCCAGGCCGCCGCCAAGGACGCATGGATCGAGGGCCTGTGCGCGGACCCCAACGCCCGCGCCGACTGCGTCCTCAACCTGTACGACGTGGCCGCCGCATTCGAGGCTTCCGGCCGGCTTGACTCCACCAGCGATCTCAAGGCGGCGTATCCGGGCCTCGTCGAGGTGAACGCCGCCTGGTACAAGTATGTCTTTGGCTGGAACGACACGGACAAGCTCGATCGCACTCAGGGCACGCCCTCGCAGAACCTTGCGCAGACGATGCTGGACAACATGAACGCCCACCGCCTCTCGCCGTCGTACAAGCTGTTCGAGTACAGCGCTCACGACACAACGATCGCTCCCTTGGCGGTCACGTTCGGTGACCAGGGCAACACGACGATGCGCCCGCCCTACGCGGTTACCATCTTCGTGGAGCTTCTCCAGGACACCGAGGATGCCAACGGCTGGTACGTGCGCCTCATCCGCGGCAACCCCGTGAAGGCAGCCAACGGTATCTACGTCTTCCAGCAGAGCGGCATCGAGGTGCACTGCATGGACAGCGCTGGCAACATGGAGGTCGCCTCCACCGGCATCTGCCCGCTGGATAACTTCCGCCGCATGGTCGACTACTCACGCCCCACCGTGGAAGATGGCAACTGCGCCATGACGACGACTCAGTACAGCAACATGGGCTGCCCGCGCACCATCGCGGACAACGAGCCGGTGCCGTTGCGCTGCGAGGTTTACCGCCGGGTTTGCACAAACAAGGCTTGCCCGCCCGCCCACATCCTCTCGGCGGCCGACTACCAGTGCCACCCCACAGCCGAAACACAGgggcccagcagcagcacgaacagcagcagcggcagcagcagcagcagcggcatcacgACTCCACCTGACACCTCTGCCTTCCTGAGGCCCATGAACTTGAGGCCGCGCGTGCTCTCGCCGGAGAAGAGGCGCCGCATTGCCGCGGACATTCTCTACGGTGTGACCAACGGCGTTGCTGTCGGTGCGGCTGTCCAGGAATACAACCATCAAGGCTGA